One window of the Triticum dicoccoides isolate Atlit2015 ecotype Zavitan chromosome 3B, WEW_v2.0, whole genome shotgun sequence genome contains the following:
- the LOC119276803 gene encoding terminal nucleotidyltransferase 4B-like, whose protein sequence is MPRKAKAAEPTRRSKGKRVHPTQAAAATTAAAVMEAADASSQACVYDALPGLTLDFSPEEDLDAPEPRSSSYPAAAEEDSTATYAVFRNEITAAGDPLVDIPAADFFSLDVSGAVRGEPASPSSVAARPAAAATPSSSLAPTEQPAQGSERAWFRGGRRFRSPMLQLHKEILDFCDFISPSAEEQSSRTAAVQAVSDVVKHIWPHCKVEVFGSFRTGLYLPTSDIDVVVFETRAKTPQGLYALAKALSQKGVAKKIQVIAKARVPIVKFVERISGIPFDISFDIDGGPQAADFIKDAIKKMPALRPLCMILKVFLHQRELNEVYTGGVGSYALLTMLITHLQLIWGVKDMLGYRQSKEHNLGILLIKFFDFYGCKLNYTDVGISCNSARTFFLKSDKDFVNLDRPHLIAIQDPMVPDNDIGKNSFNYFKVKSAFLKAYSVLTDGKLITSLGPNRSILGTIVRPDSVLLDRKGWNTDGVLADMLAEPWEPLPQPFDSENDALYNWHALDDDEPLPRNTQPASEDTSSSPLGKRKSSSKSKKKSRKKAKADASSSDDTEEGSGKGREHGRGKGSAHSEKSRRSGGSSRRRKGAREYDRFTNTLPQYTHISRW, encoded by the exons ATGCCTCGCAAGGCGAAAGCCGCGGAGCCTACCCGGCGGTCCAAGGGCAAACGAGTTCATCCGACCCAAGCGGCCGCCGCCACCACAGCCGCCGCCGTCATGGAAGCCGCCGACGCGAGCTCCCAGGCATGCGTCTACGACGCCCTCCCGGGTCTTACCCTGGACTTCTCCCCGGAGGAGGACCTCGACGCGCCCGAGCCCCGGTCGTCCTCCTACCCTGCCGCCGCGGAGGAGGACTCGACCGCGACATATGCCGTCTTCCGGAACGAGATTACGGCTGCCGGGGACCCCCTTGTCGACATCCCCGCCGCCGATTTCTTCTCCCTTGACGTCTCGGGGGCCGTCAGGGGCGAGCCGGCCTCCCCGTCGTCGGTGGCGGCGcggcctgccgcggcggcgacgccctCGAGCTCCCTCGCCCCGACGGAGCAGCCGGCGCAGGGGTCGGAGCGCGCGTGGTTCCGAGGAGGGAGGCGGTTCAGGAGCCCCATGCTGCAGCTACACAAAG AGATTCTCGACTTCTGTGATTTTATCTCACCTTCTGCCGAAGAGCAATCTTCACGAACAGCTGCTGTGCAAGCTGTCTCTGATGTTGTCAAGCATATATGGCCTCATTGCAAG GTGGAAGTCTTTGGATCTTTCAGAACAGGGCTCTATCTACCAACAAGTGATATTGAT GTTGTAGTATTTGAGACCAGGGCTAAGACTCCTCAAGGCCTATATGCTCTTGCGAAAGCATTATCTCAAAAAGGTGTTGCCAAAAAGATACAG GTAATAGCAAAGGCACGTGTGCCAATCGTGAAATTCGTGGAAAGAATTAGTGGAATACCTTTTGACATCAG CTTTGATATTGATGGTGGACCACAAGCAGCGGACTTCATCAAG GATGCCATCAAGAAGATGCCTGCTTTAAGACCTTTGTGTATGATTCTGAAGGTTTTCCTTCATCAAAGAGAGCTCAATGAG GTCTATACTGGTGGGGTTGGATCATATGCTCTTCTCACAATGCTGATCACACATTTACAG TTGATCTGGGGAGTGAAAGATATGCTGGGCTATCGACAATCCAAGGAACACAATTTGGGAATTCTTTTG ATCAAGTTTTTTGACTTTTATGGATGCAAGTTGAACTATACGGATGTTGGAATATCCTGCAACTCTGCAAGAACCTTTTTCTTGAAAAGTGATAAAGA CTTTGTGAATCTTGACCGGCCACATCTTATAGCCATTCAAGATCCAATG GTACCAGATAATGATATTGGGAAGAATTCCTTCAACTACTTCAAG GTGAAATCAGCATTTTTGAAGGCTTATTCTGTGTTAACTGATGGCAAGTTGATTACTAGCTTGGGACCAAACAGGAGCATTCTGGGCACCATTGTCAGACCGGATTCGGTGCTCCTCGACCGTAAAGGCTGGAACACTGATGGTGTGTTAGCTGACATGTTAGCAGAACCCTGGGAACCGTTGCCCCAACCGTTTGACAGTGAGAATGACGCATTGTATAACTGGCACGCGTTAGACGACGATGAACCACTGCCCAGAAACACTCAACCTGCATCCGAGGACACTAGTTCGTCACCACTGGGGAAACGCAAGTCCTCCTCCAAGTCAAAAAAGAAATCACGAAAGAAGGCAAAGGCCGATGCATCAAGCAGTGATGATACCGAAGAGGGGTCCGGAAAGGGAAGAGAGCACGGCCGGGGCAAAGGGTCAGCACATAGTGAAAAGTCGCGTCGCAGTGGGGGAAGCAGCAGAAGAAGGAAAGGGGCGCGAGAGTATGACAGATTTACAAACACGCTCCCACAGTACACGCACATTAGCAGATGGTGA